A DNA window from Trichosurus vulpecula isolate mTriVul1 chromosome 2, mTriVul1.pri, whole genome shotgun sequence contains the following coding sequences:
- the CHST7 gene encoding carbohydrate sulfotransferase 7 produces the protein MKGRRRRRRQHRKLLFLLVLYTLVLLLLPYVLDGRKGGEEAGVRRCPSLPSSLGVWSLEAAAAGGEEEEEAKTLIRAGGGASESLRNGSDPARRPPPPEKQHVYLHATWRTGSSFLGELFNQHPDVFYLYEPMWHLWQALYPGDAESLQGALRDMLRSLFRCDFSVLRLYSPPADPAAPAQVSANLTTAALFGWKTNKVICSAPLCPAAPRARADVGLIDGATCERSCPPVSLRELEAECRKYPVVVIKDVRLLDLGVLVPLLRDPGLNLKVIQLFRDPRAVHNSRLKSRQALVRESIQVLRTRQKADRFQRLLFAQSVGGRAGPSLLRPQPPGPRTDFLLSGALEVICEAWLRDLLFVRGSPAWLRRRYTRLRYEDLVLEPRTQLARLLRFTGLPALPALDDFALNMTRGSSYNADRPFLISARDAREAVHAWRERLSQEQVRQVEASCGQAMRLLGYALSGEEGGGQKVREGKPPERSSRKQRQALQTGSPDKLQH, from the coding sequence ATGAAgggccggcggcggcggcggcggcagcatcGGAAACTCCTGTTCTTGCTCGTTTTGTACACTctggtcctgctgctgctgccctatGTCCTGGACGGTCGCAAGGGCGGCGAGGAGGCGGGCGTCCGGCGCTGCCCCAGCCTTCCAAGCAGCCTGGGAGTGTGGAGCCTGGAGGCGGCGGCGGCCGGgggcgaggaggaggaggaggctaaAACTTTGATCCGGGCCGGAGGGGGAGCCTCGGAGAGCCTCCGGAACGGGAGCGACCCTGCCCGACGGCCGCCGCCGCCCGAGAAGCAGCACGTCTACCTGCACGCCACTTGGCGGACCGGCTCGTCCTTCCTCGGGGAGCTTTTCAATCAGCACCCCGACGTGTTCTACCTGTACGAGCCCATGTGGCACCTGTGGCAGGCGCTCTACCCGGGCGACGCCGAGAGCCTGCAGGGCGCCCTCAGAGACATGCTCCGCTCGCTCTTCCGCTGCGACTTCTCCGTGCTGCGGCTGTACTCCCCGCCGGCAGACCCCGCCGCCCCGGCCCAGGTCTCCGCCAACCTCACCACGGCAGCCCTGTTCGGCTGGAAGACCAACAAGGTGATCTGCTCGGCGCCCCTGTGTCCGGCCGCCCCCAGGGCCCGGGCCGACGTGGGGCTCATCGACGGGGCCACCTGCGAGCGCAGCTGCCCGCCCGTGTCGCTGCGGGAGCTGGAGGCGGAGTGTCGGAAGTACCCGGTGGTGGTGATCAAAGACGTTCGCCTGCTGGACCTGGGCGTGCTGGTGCCGCTGCTGCGGGACCCCGGCCTCAACCTCAAGGTCATCCAGCTGTTCCGTGACCCGAGGGCGGTGCACAACTCCCGCCTCAAGTCCAGGCAGGCGCTGGTGCGCGAGAGCATCCAGGTGCTGCGCACCCGCCAGAAGGCTGACCGCTTCCAGCGCCTGCTGTTCGCCCAGAGCGTCGGGGGCCGAGCGGGGCCGTCGCTGCTCCGGCCGCAGCCTCCCGGGCCCCGGACGGACTTCCTCCTGAGCGGGGCTCTGGAGGTGATCTGCGAGGCGTGGCTGCGGGACTTGCTCTTCGTCCGGGGCTCCCCGGCCTGGCTGCGCAGGAGGTACACCCGGCTGCGCTACGAGGACCTGGTGCTGGAACCCCGCACCCAGCTGGCCCGCCTGCTGCGCTTCACGGGGCTGCCCGCCCTGCCGGCCCTGGACGACTTCGCCCTCAACATGACTCGCGGCTCGAGCTACAACGCCGACCGACCCTTCCTCATCTCGGCCCGGGACGCCCGGGAAGCGGTGCACGCGTGGAGGGAGCGGCTGAGTCAGGAGCAGGTGCGCCAAGTGGAGGCCTCCTGTGGCCAGGCCATGCGCCTGCTAGGCTACGCGCTCAGCGGAGAGGAAGGCGGCGGCCAGAAGGTCCGGGAAGGCAAGCCTCCGGAGAGGAGCAGCAGAAAGCAGCGGCAGGCGCTGCAAACCGGATCCCCAG